From a region of the Triticum aestivum cultivar Chinese Spring chromosome 7D, IWGSC CS RefSeq v2.1, whole genome shotgun sequence genome:
- the LOC123165871 gene encoding uncharacterized protein, translated as MGTEESKDMLKNADWKTVSGPVITESSQPIVKKRLPKKIRQVPECYFLPRRSLPSALAIYGAVCAAGVGAGMLLEVWINKKIKEDGGVVWEMGK; from the exons ATGGGTACCGAGGAGTCTAAAGATATGCTGAAGAATGCGGACTGGAAAACAGTGAGTGGTCCAGTGATTACTGAGTCAAGCCAGCCAATTGTTAAGAAGCGTCTTCCAAAGAAAATCAGACAAGTCCCCGAGTGTTACTTTCTGCCCCGGCGATCTCTACCTTCTGCATTGGCAATCTATGGTGCTGTTTGTGCCGCTGGAGTTGGTGCAGGAATGTTGCTTGAGGTTTGGATAAACAAAAAGATCAAAG aggatggtggcgttgtctgggaGATGGGCAAATGA